One window of Desulfovibrio subterraneus genomic DNA carries:
- the galE gene encoding UDP-glucose 4-epimerase GalE, producing MNVLVCGGAGYIGSHMVKLLLEQGHSPIVFDNLSTGHEEAVPAELLALGDLRDKSSLRRVLAEHSFDAVMHFAAKSIVPESVADPAAYYENNVIGTLNLLDAMREEGVQRFVFSSTAAVYGNPVSHAGAASGAQASSSLIDEQHSLAPLNPYGRSKLQVEQALQDYAAAYGFRSVCFRYFNAAGADPSGELGESHDPETHLIPNTLRAVLGTGPQLKVFGDDYATPDGTCVRDYIHVNDLADAHLRALLHMRDNEGAHVFNLGNGVGFSVKEVLNAAEEVTGQPVPHEMAPRRAGDADMLVADSAKARSVLGWQPGFTDVREIIETAWRWHKDQRF from the coding sequence ATGAATGTACTTGTATGCGGCGGGGCGGGGTACATCGGATCCCACATGGTGAAGCTGCTGCTTGAGCAGGGGCATTCTCCAATCGTGTTTGACAATCTATCCACCGGGCATGAGGAGGCCGTTCCGGCCGAATTGCTTGCGCTCGGCGACCTGCGCGACAAATCCTCCCTGCGGCGGGTGCTGGCGGAGCATTCTTTCGATGCTGTCATGCATTTTGCCGCCAAGAGCATTGTGCCGGAATCCGTGGCCGATCCTGCCGCCTATTATGAAAACAACGTCATAGGCACCCTGAATCTTCTTGATGCCATGCGGGAAGAGGGCGTGCAGCGCTTTGTCTTCTCCTCCACGGCGGCCGTGTATGGCAACCCCGTTTCCCATGCGGGCGCTGCCTCCGGGGCGCAGGCAAGTTCCTCGCTCATAGACGAGCAGCATTCCCTTGCGCCGCTCAACCCCTACGGACGTTCCAAACTGCAGGTTGAGCAGGCGTTGCAGGACTATGCCGCTGCTTATGGCTTCCGCTCTGTCTGCTTCCGTTATTTCAACGCAGCGGGGGCTGATCCTTCCGGCGAGCTGGGCGAATCGCATGATCCTGAAACCCATCTCATCCCCAATACCTTGCGGGCCGTTCTTGGAACGGGACCGCAGCTCAAGGTGTTCGGCGACGATTATGCAACGCCCGACGGCACTTGCGTGCGTGACTACATTCATGTGAATGACCTTGCGGATGCTCATCTGCGGGCGCTTCTGCATATGCGGGATAATGAGGGAGCACACGTGTTCAACCTCGGGAATGGCGTCGGTTTTTCCGTCAAGGAAGTGCTGAACGCCGCAGAAGAGGTGACAGGTCAGCCCGTGCCCCACGAAATGGCACCGCGCCGGGCAGGTGACGCCGACATGCTGGTGGCCGACAGTGCAAAGGCACGTTCTGTTCTGGGCTGGCAGCCCGGATTCACCGATGTGCGCGAGATAATCGAAACGGCCTGGCGCTGGCACAAGGATCAGCGCTTCTAG
- a CDS encoding FlgO family outer membrane protein: MSLTSLRNISALLLAVAVALPAMADDSNGGAAAPAAGVYSAQGPVMNAMEYTGVAEEFDPGTAMRVDPKQETMVLDGATVPMHVMRKVDSGVMLPDGRGGMIWKEGARPEPNPANVAARELKLKVRELADQLLAGLDRRALRGITAMPVSLVNQDDFEESSSFGRYIAEALFYEFNQRGFPVREYRTESQLSMRRGQGEFLLSRQQQRIGADSPTVMFVAGTYYQDKENVFVNVRMFRAADGMVLRAAQLVFPQTGVSKRMLANTGSRLEETFVGMQDYQTMTRATDLTALDLGEDFH; this comes from the coding sequence ATGTCTCTTACATCATTACGAAATATTTCGGCCCTGCTGCTTGCTGTGGCCGTTGCCTTACCCGCCATGGCGGATGACTCGAATGGCGGTGCCGCAGCGCCTGCTGCCGGAGTGTATTCGGCGCAGGGACCGGTGATGAACGCTATGGAGTATACCGGCGTTGCCGAGGAGTTCGATCCCGGCACGGCCATGCGCGTGGACCCCAAGCAGGAAACTATGGTGCTCGACGGAGCCACCGTGCCCATGCATGTCATGCGCAAGGTGGACAGCGGCGTCATGCTGCCTGACGGAAGGGGGGGCATGATCTGGAAGGAAGGCGCAAGGCCCGAGCCCAATCCGGCCAATGTTGCCGCGCGGGAACTGAAGCTGAAAGTGCGCGAACTGGCGGACCAGCTGCTTGCCGGACTTGATAGACGCGCATTGCGTGGCATCACGGCCATGCCGGTATCGCTGGTGAATCAGGACGACTTTGAAGAAAGCTCGTCGTTTGGCCGGTATATTGCCGAAGCGCTGTTCTACGAATTCAACCAGCGCGGTTTTCCCGTGCGCGAGTATCGTACGGAAAGCCAGCTCAGCATGCGCCGGGGGCAGGGTGAATTTCTGCTTTCGCGCCAGCAGCAGCGTATCGGCGCTGACAGCCCCACCGTCATGTTCGTGGCGGGAACCTACTATCAGGACAAGGAAAACGTGTTTGTGAACGTGCGTATGTTCCGTGCCGCCGACGGTATGGTTCTGCGGGCGGCCCAACTGGTATTTCCGCAGACCGGTGTATCAAAACGCATGCTCGCTAATACCGGCTCACGGCTGGAAGAAACTTTTGTAGGCATGCAGGATTATCAAACCATGACCCGCGCCACGGATCTGACCGCACTGGATCTGGGCGAGGACTTCCACTAG